Proteins encoded together in one Pontiella desulfatans window:
- a CDS encoding sulfatase gives MKKLCCPYFRRRVILRVLYLILATGCFSAGGASRSPSVLFINVDDWNDWNEVLQGHPQVISPHIKRLAEQGVTFSNAICASPSCGPSRPSVFTGIAPARSGNVSNDNRGGWRFYAGPDAVTIPKLFSQNGWKSIGIAKNFHKGDEPEFDTYIPPFKTPKKLKKVGIKLNASAIWDIADMPASEMGDYKAASAGIQTIQSNTDPLFLSLGIFRPHVPWIVPQEYFDQYPLETLQLSERRVDDLDDLPERFKLLAGFEAKFGKGYHDMLVEKGYDKQFVRAYLASVTFADEQVGRVLDAWYASPYAETGYVVLWSDHGYMLGEKNAWSKIKPWYDSSRSNLIIAGPGLPKGAMCGKSVSLLDIYPTLIELLGLPKPPQTLDGNSLVPLLKNPNAEWDRPALMTSQMDGIFFESVLDNDFRMTRLITGETELYKLSSDPHEFTNLADNPEYALVIEKLEKHLSFSYPEIPADGWVEAESIPAQTSADYNLRGNFHYPLSDASASGGRMVCADLRAGEGSYIDFVLDVQMPGTYRLGATVAAGGSCTVQVDDVKNDAAQSDTGYPMTTVGTLEPSSTLKDVSLGVVRFEEPGLKIIRFVSAVPKQKQTFDRIRLLKDDAAQVTGAKPSVTKSAPAVENPAPPKRTPKAEKSGGKSAKNTWSSPDAWSRDKPGLEWLFPFIDQNRDDQIDPAEYEALQNYKKKHGGSWKDQARKDLEAAGQ, from the coding sequence ATGAAGAAGTTGTGTTGTCCTTACTTCCGGCGGCGTGTGATCCTCAGAGTGCTTTATCTAATACTTGCTACGGGCTGTTTCTCTGCGGGTGGAGCGTCACGCTCCCCGAGCGTGTTGTTCATTAATGTGGACGACTGGAACGATTGGAACGAGGTGTTGCAGGGCCATCCGCAGGTGATTTCGCCCCATATCAAACGGCTCGCGGAACAGGGGGTTACCTTCAGCAACGCCATTTGTGCATCGCCTTCGTGCGGACCTTCACGCCCTTCTGTTTTTACCGGTATCGCGCCCGCCCGTTCCGGCAATGTGTCAAATGATAATAGGGGCGGGTGGCGCTTCTATGCGGGCCCGGACGCGGTAACGATTCCGAAACTGTTTTCGCAAAACGGCTGGAAAAGCATCGGTATCGCTAAAAACTTTCACAAGGGGGATGAGCCTGAGTTCGATACCTATATTCCGCCCTTTAAAACGCCGAAAAAACTCAAGAAGGTGGGGATTAAGTTAAACGCCTCCGCCATTTGGGATATCGCCGATATGCCCGCCTCTGAAATGGGCGACTACAAAGCGGCGAGTGCGGGCATCCAAACCATTCAGTCGAATACCGACCCGCTTTTCCTTTCGCTCGGCATTTTCCGTCCGCATGTGCCGTGGATTGTGCCGCAGGAATATTTTGACCAATATCCGCTCGAAACGCTGCAGCTCTCCGAACGACGCGTCGACGATCTGGACGATTTGCCGGAACGCTTCAAGCTGCTCGCCGGTTTTGAGGCTAAGTTTGGCAAGGGCTATCACGACATGCTGGTCGAAAAAGGCTACGACAAACAGTTTGTGCGCGCCTATCTTGCGAGTGTGACCTTTGCCGATGAACAGGTCGGGCGCGTGCTGGATGCTTGGTATGCCAGCCCCTACGCTGAAACGGGCTATGTGGTGCTATGGAGCGACCACGGCTATATGCTCGGCGAAAAAAACGCGTGGTCAAAAATCAAGCCGTGGTACGATTCGTCGCGCAGCAACCTGATTATCGCCGGACCCGGCCTTCCGAAGGGCGCGATGTGCGGCAAGTCGGTTTCGCTGCTTGATATCTATCCGACGCTGATTGAGCTGCTGGGCTTGCCGAAGCCGCCCCAGACGCTGGACGGAAACAGTTTGGTTCCGCTCCTGAAAAACCCGAACGCCGAGTGGGACCGCCCCGCACTGATGACCAGTCAGATGGATGGCATCTTTTTCGAGTCGGTGCTGGATAATGACTTCCGGATGACCCGCCTGATTACGGGCGAAACGGAACTCTACAAACTGTCCAGCGACCCGCATGAATTTACGAACCTCGCCGACAATCCGGAATACGCGCTGGTGATCGAAAAATTGGAAAAGCATCTCTCGTTCAGCTATCCGGAAATCCCGGCCGACGGTTGGGTTGAGGCAGAGTCCATCCCCGCACAGACCTCGGCGGATTATAATCTTCGCGGAAACTTTCATTATCCGCTATCGGATGCGAGCGCATCCGGCGGGCGGATGGTTTGTGCGGATCTGCGTGCCGGCGAGGGGAGCTACATCGATTTCGTGTTGGATGTGCAGATGCCCGGTACCTACCGCCTTGGCGCAACGGTTGCCGCGGGCGGATCCTGTACGGTGCAGGTGGACGATGTAAAGAATGATGCGGCGCAATCGGACACCGGTTATCCGATGACAACCGTTGGCACCCTGGAGCCTTCCTCCACCCTCAAAGACGTGTCCCTGGGCGTGGTTCGGTTTGAGGAGCCCGGCCTTAAAATAATCCGCTTCGTTTCCGCCGTACCTAAACAGAAGCAGACATTCGATCGGATCCGGCTGCTTAAAGATGACGCAGCGCAGGTGACCGGGGCGAAACCCTCCGTCACAAAATCGGCTCCAGCTGTTGAAAACCCGGCTCCGCCGAAACGAACCCCAAAAGCGGAGAAATCCGGCGGGAAATCGGCAAAAAACACCTGGTCTTCGCCAGACGCATGGAGCCGGGATAAACCCGGATTAGAGTGGCTCTTCCCGTTTATCGACCAAAACCGCGACGACCAAATCGATCCGGCGGAATACGAGGCCCTGCAGAACTATAAAAAGAAACATGGCGGGTCATGGAAGGATCAGGCCCGCAAAGACCTTGAGGCCGCGGGGCAGTAG
- a CDS encoding FAD-dependent oxidoreductase has translation MGKIKRRNCLRYSVTGLALAASTKAMPDGLKPVEQHQADGAVENNVDVLVVGGGTAGTIAAIQAARAGAKTLVVERGAQLGGTTTTGGVAWPGIFNAWGKQIIAGIGWELVKESVELDGGHLPDFSVYLKPHWKNQVEVNQFVYALLAEEKCEQAGVEIAYYEFPTQVTETAGGWRVNCAGFGTERTVTCKQIIDCSGGAETVGLIGGERLREAEVQPGSFLFMIGKHLNPGRAQCQRLYVHGADSSNSRTVTAANLTGRKAVLERLRKTLKTHKDRQLQHMQPETSFRENYRIMGEAFITEADFVSGKMYKDSICNSFYPIDLHTRGELVGKKLKQGIVPTIPLGALIPKGRKNIMVAGRCVSSDRLANSALRVQASCMAMGQAAGAAAALAVEKQTTPGAVPLDELKALLKRYDAILAGESREVSGSHGA, from the coding sequence ATGGGAAAGATTAAAAGACGTAATTGCTTAAGATATTCCGTTACGGGTCTCGCGCTGGCAGCCTCGACAAAGGCGATGCCGGACGGATTGAAGCCTGTTGAGCAGCATCAAGCCGACGGGGCCGTCGAAAACAACGTCGATGTGCTGGTGGTCGGGGGCGGAACCGCTGGAACCATCGCCGCAATCCAGGCGGCCCGGGCAGGCGCAAAGACGCTGGTTGTGGAACGCGGAGCCCAGCTGGGCGGAACCACGACTACCGGTGGAGTGGCCTGGCCGGGGATTTTTAATGCCTGGGGCAAACAGATTATCGCAGGCATCGGTTGGGAATTGGTGAAAGAGAGCGTTGAACTGGATGGCGGGCACCTGCCCGACTTTTCGGTGTATCTGAAACCGCACTGGAAAAATCAGGTTGAGGTTAATCAATTTGTCTACGCCCTTCTGGCGGAGGAAAAGTGTGAACAGGCGGGCGTGGAGATCGCCTACTACGAATTCCCCACTCAGGTGACGGAGACCGCAGGCGGCTGGAGGGTCAACTGTGCCGGATTCGGAACCGAGCGTACGGTAACTTGTAAGCAGATCATCGACTGTAGCGGCGGGGCGGAAACGGTCGGTCTGATTGGTGGAGAACGGCTGCGCGAAGCGGAAGTTCAACCTGGTTCTTTTTTGTTTATGATCGGGAAACATCTCAACCCAGGTCGGGCACAGTGTCAGCGCCTGTATGTCCATGGAGCCGATTCGAGCAACTCCCGCACGGTGACGGCGGCCAACCTCACCGGCAGAAAAGCAGTTCTCGAGCGGTTGCGCAAAACTCTAAAAACGCACAAGGATCGGCAACTTCAGCACATGCAGCCCGAAACCTCGTTCCGCGAGAATTATCGCATTATGGGCGAGGCCTTCATCACCGAGGCGGACTTCGTTTCCGGGAAAATGTATAAGGACTCCATCTGTAACTCCTTTTACCCCATCGACCTCCATACCCGTGGTGAATTGGTGGGTAAAAAATTGAAGCAGGGCATTGTGCCGACGATTCCGTTGGGCGCATTGATCCCGAAAGGCCGTAAGAATATCATGGTGGCGGGTCGATGCGTATCGAGTGATCGTTTGGCCAACTCCGCGTTACGTGTTCAGGCGTCCTGCATGGCCATGGGGCAGGCGGCAGGCGCCGCCGCGGCGCTGGCGGTTGAGAAGCAGACCACGCCGGGCGCGGTTCCGCTCGACGAACTGAAAGCCTTGCTCAAAAGATACGATGCGATTCTGGCGGGCGAATCCAGAGAAGTTTCCGGTTCCCATGGGGCATAG
- a CDS encoding glycosyl hydrolase codes for MKKSLFISMACLLAAGARGEVEGSFRSPPESARPYTFYHFMNGNISEPAITKDLEAFAANGIGGLSLFEINWHTPHGGVYFDSKEFHSAVEYMLAEASRLGLDVSIKNHSGWSSTGAAWVTPEQSMKKLVWSEKKIKAGQNGIRLEQPKALHDFYRDIAVLAFPTPDDADYRLAHWFEKALDGHLAKERTGEKKMSDRNFPPSFDKAPADGVIALEEVLDLSGKMDASGKLNWSPKSGEWTVIRFGSTTTGEMNRPASDGANGLEIDKMSRAVADVYWEKFLDKIVAYGKGHRAFSTFLIDSYEVGHQNWTDGFDLEFKKRAGYDLIPHLVCVTGRILESTETSERVLWDLRRTAADLVYENYFLYFTEKCHQNGLKMELESYGWGPFEASRVAQLADIPVTEFWQNKAHDPWADALGFQWTAQMMSSAAHLTGRKVVGAEAYTRMKGDWKMHPYVMKIRGDRAFARGINRLIFHSAAHNPFPDEVKPGMTMGQFGFQGARNNTWFYGSKVWKEYIARCQSIFQQGEYVSDFLYLYGDERGFNCFYKEKELSEPWLPGHKFNMADIGTLDRLFVDKNGNVRVTYKGKTLPNVYEMLVMKRTVLMTPDTAKKLGALVEEGASVYCDRPIRTPRLKDAEKNDAALNALLKKYWDSGKIRPLSDLDAGIKAITPDCEMADKMQYAHHKVGDADFYFVSNQTYDSRDEKVTFRIAGRLPELWNPETGETMPAPNWRRTKDGRTQVDLEFDPADSIFVVFRKPTNQTEKVSPKIEYKEAGKITGDWTVTFDPTFGPKEPQPFRELIAWNEHSNEKIKHFSGTASYRKTVAVSDPDAELVLDLGDVQIMARVLVNGKDLGVLWKPPFRVSLSGALRKGKNELEIRVTNLWVNRLIGDAALPETGKRSKWKNEAYERFPDWVLNGTAIPEGHRHTFAPWNHYDKGGELVPSGLLGPVRLMKRVELP; via the coding sequence ATGAAAAAAAGTCTATTTATCAGTATGGCTTGCCTGCTTGCTGCGGGTGCGCGCGGTGAGGTCGAAGGATCATTCAGGAGTCCGCCGGAATCGGCGAGGCCGTATACCTTTTACCATTTTATGAATGGAAATATTTCCGAGCCGGCCATCACCAAAGATCTGGAGGCGTTTGCTGCCAATGGAATCGGCGGACTTTCGCTTTTCGAAATCAATTGGCACACCCCGCACGGCGGCGTCTATTTTGACTCGAAGGAATTTCATTCCGCCGTTGAATATATGCTGGCGGAAGCGAGTCGGCTCGGACTCGATGTTTCCATCAAAAACCATTCCGGCTGGTCGAGCACCGGGGCGGCATGGGTTACGCCGGAGCAGTCGATGAAAAAACTGGTCTGGTCTGAAAAGAAAATCAAGGCCGGACAAAACGGAATCCGGCTCGAGCAACCGAAGGCCTTGCACGACTTTTACCGCGATATTGCGGTGCTCGCCTTTCCGACCCCGGACGATGCCGATTACCGGTTAGCGCACTGGTTTGAAAAAGCGCTCGACGGACATCTGGCAAAAGAGCGGACCGGCGAGAAAAAAATGAGCGACCGCAACTTTCCGCCTTCCTTTGATAAAGCTCCGGCTGATGGGGTTATCGCGCTCGAAGAGGTGCTGGACCTTTCGGGAAAGATGGATGCATCCGGCAAGCTGAACTGGAGCCCGAAGTCGGGAGAGTGGACCGTGATCCGCTTTGGAAGCACCACGACCGGTGAAATGAATCGTCCGGCATCCGACGGCGCGAATGGGCTGGAAATCGATAAGATGAGCCGCGCAGTCGCGGATGTATATTGGGAAAAGTTTCTCGATAAAATCGTCGCCTACGGAAAAGGACACAGGGCGTTCAGCACCTTTCTGATTGATAGCTACGAGGTAGGGCATCAGAACTGGACTGACGGGTTTGACCTGGAGTTTAAAAAGCGGGCGGGCTACGACCTCATTCCGCATCTGGTTTGCGTGACGGGCCGGATTCTGGAAAGCACCGAAACCAGCGAGCGCGTGTTGTGGGATTTGCGCCGGACGGCGGCGGATTTGGTGTACGAAAACTACTTCCTTTATTTCACCGAAAAATGCCACCAGAACGGACTCAAGATGGAGCTTGAATCCTACGGTTGGGGGCCGTTTGAAGCTTCGCGCGTCGCACAACTCGCCGATATTCCGGTAACGGAATTCTGGCAGAACAAGGCGCACGATCCGTGGGCGGATGCACTCGGGTTCCAATGGACGGCGCAGATGATGTCGTCCGCCGCGCATTTAACGGGCAGGAAGGTGGTCGGGGCCGAAGCCTATACGCGGATGAAAGGCGACTGGAAAATGCACCCGTATGTGATGAAGATCCGGGGCGACCGCGCCTTCGCGCGTGGGATTAACCGGCTTATTTTCCATTCGGCGGCGCATAACCCGTTCCCGGATGAGGTGAAGCCGGGGATGACGATGGGGCAGTTCGGCTTTCAGGGTGCCCGCAACAATACCTGGTTCTACGGTTCCAAAGTCTGGAAAGAGTACATTGCGCGCTGTCAGTCGATCTTCCAGCAAGGCGAATACGTGAGCGACTTTCTCTATCTGTATGGGGACGAACGCGGGTTCAACTGCTTCTATAAAGAAAAGGAACTGTCTGAGCCGTGGCTTCCAGGCCATAAATTCAACATGGCGGATATCGGAACGCTTGACCGACTCTTCGTCGATAAAAACGGCAACGTGCGCGTCACTTATAAAGGCAAAACATTACCGAACGTCTATGAAATGCTGGTGATGAAGCGGACGGTATTGATGACGCCCGATACCGCGAAAAAACTCGGTGCGCTCGTCGAAGAAGGCGCATCCGTCTATTGCGATCGACCGATCCGCACCCCGCGTTTGAAGGATGCCGAAAAGAATGATGCGGCGTTGAATGCGCTGCTGAAAAAATACTGGGATTCCGGAAAGATCCGTCCGCTCTCCGATCTCGACGCCGGCATTAAAGCGATTACGCCCGACTGTGAAATGGCGGATAAAATGCAGTATGCGCATCATAAAGTTGGCGATGCCGATTTCTATTTCGTATCCAACCAGACCTACGATTCACGCGACGAAAAAGTGACGTTCCGTATTGCGGGTAGATTGCCGGAACTGTGGAACCCCGAAACGGGCGAAACCATGCCGGCTCCGAACTGGCGTAGAACCAAGGATGGCCGCACGCAGGTCGATCTGGAGTTCGATCCCGCTGATTCAATTTTTGTGGTGTTCCGTAAACCGACTAATCAAACCGAAAAAGTATCTCCGAAAATCGAGTATAAGGAAGCCGGGAAAATTACAGGCGACTGGACCGTTACATTTGATCCGACTTTCGGGCCCAAAGAGCCGCAACCGTTTCGCGAGTTGATTGCGTGGAACGAACATTCGAACGAGAAAATTAAACATTTTTCCGGCACGGCGTCATATCGCAAAACGGTTGCGGTTTCCGATCCGGACGCGGAGCTGGTTCTCGATCTCGGCGACGTGCAGATTATGGCACGCGTTTTGGTGAACGGCAAAGATCTGGGTGTGCTCTGGAAGCCGCCGTTTCGCGTAAGTCTTTCCGGCGCGCTCAGGAAAGGTAAAAACGAACTGGAAATCCGGGTGACCAATCTGTGGGTCAACCGACTGATCGGTGACGCGGCTTTGCCGGAAACCGGCAAGCGCAGCAAATGGAAAAATGAAGCGTACGAACGGTTCCCCGACTGGGTTCTCAACGGCACGGCCATTCCTGAAGGTCACCGCCACACCTTTGCACCGTGGAACCATTACGATAAAGGCGGCGAATTGGTGCCCTCCGGGCTCCTGGGTCCGGTCCGCCTGATGAAGCGCGTTGAGTTGCCGTGA
- a CDS encoding IS4 family transposase, with protein MKKQRQKHKPAGHRYTTLKQLCNLIPGHMVTNLAKKHGVDARSRTYTPWSHVVSLLYAHLAHALGLNDVCDALQMNAAALSTIRGAVPPSRNNLSHANQVRDANMAEELYWSMMKHLMDTVPGFAKGKVRSGYLRRFSKTIHALDSTTIQLVANSMDWAKHRRRKAAAKCHMRLDLQSFLPRCAIVDTAKYHDSRKTLSLCADLEPGEIVVFDKAYIKFKHLSELTERGVNWAGRAKDNMQYTVIRSLETTKHKRILRDEVIELALDKSKEAYPRELRRVVALVEINGQDIEMVFLTNHLKWSAWTVAELYRCRWDIEVFFKEIKQTLQLSDFLGYSANAVRWQVWTGLLVHLLMRCLKFMHGWDHSFKRLFTVVRSSLWRRWNLPALLESYGTAKPPGRIRGAPEQAYLPGFV; from the coding sequence ATGAAAAAACAGAGACAAAAACACAAACCAGCCGGACATAGGTATACAACCTTGAAGCAATTGTGCAATCTGATTCCCGGACACATGGTCACGAACCTTGCGAAGAAGCATGGCGTCGATGCCCGAAGCCGGACGTACACTCCGTGGAGCCATGTGGTTTCGCTCTTGTATGCCCATCTTGCTCATGCGCTCGGGCTTAACGACGTATGCGACGCGCTCCAGATGAATGCAGCAGCGCTCTCCACCATCCGCGGTGCGGTTCCGCCGTCTCGCAACAACCTGAGTCATGCGAATCAAGTGCGTGACGCGAACATGGCTGAAGAACTTTATTGGAGCATGATGAAGCATCTGATGGACACGGTGCCCGGCTTTGCGAAGGGTAAAGTACGCAGTGGATATCTCCGTCGCTTCAGCAAGACGATCCATGCGCTCGATTCGACCACGATACAGCTGGTGGCCAATAGCATGGACTGGGCAAAGCACCGCCGCCGCAAGGCTGCGGCGAAGTGTCACATGCGTCTGGACCTGCAAAGCTTTCTTCCGCGATGCGCCATTGTCGACACGGCAAAATACCATGACAGCCGCAAGACCTTGAGCTTGTGTGCTGACCTTGAGCCCGGAGAAATCGTTGTATTCGACAAGGCTTATATCAAGTTTAAGCATCTCTCGGAACTGACGGAGCGCGGTGTTAATTGGGCGGGTCGAGCGAAAGACAACATGCAGTACACGGTGATACGCTCCCTCGAAACGACTAAACACAAGCGCATCCTTCGTGACGAGGTGATTGAACTCGCGCTCGATAAATCTAAGGAGGCCTACCCGCGCGAATTGCGCAGGGTTGTGGCACTCGTCGAAATCAACGGTCAAGACATCGAGATGGTCTTTCTGACTAACCATCTTAAGTGGAGTGCGTGGACCGTGGCCGAGCTCTACCGTTGCCGCTGGGACATCGAGGTGTTCTTTAAAGAAATCAAACAGACGCTCCAGCTCTCCGATTTCCTCGGCTACAGTGCCAATGCCGTGCGCTGGCAGGTATGGACCGGATTGCTCGTCCATTTGCTGATGCGCTGTCTCAAGTTCATGCACGGATGGGATCACAGTTTCAAGCGGCTGTTCACCGTCGTAAGATCCTCGCTTTGGCGTCGTTGGAACCTGCCCGCCCTGCTGGAATCCTATGGGACAGCCAAACCACCCGGTCGCATCCGAGGAGCACCGGAACAGGCGTATCTGCCGGGGTTCGTCTAA
- a CDS encoding sulfatase-like hydrolase/transferase produces MIRLITGMLILTGFWAQAAQKPNVVFLLSDDQGWMDYGFMGHPDVQTPNLDKLASEGLLYERGYVTAPLCRPSLASLATGIYPHETGVRGNDPVMPKGFSKKGMNQPGNEAMKAQWVQMRNQMTAPVAKCPSFIKELNANGYATLQTGKWWEGNPLDHGFTDAMTHGDPTRGGRHGDKGLDIGRKTMQPIYDFVGKAQQNDQPFFIWYGVFLPHSPHNAPERFYNKYKEIAPDKPTAKYWANVDWFDETCGQLVDHLKEKGLYENTIFVYTCDNGWLPNPERVNGYMRSKREPTEMGIRTPIFVTHAKTVPPQREKEILASNIDVATTILRACGITPPDAMSGLDLRDPKALAKRGRIFVDVYKHDSDIDQLDNLDDGLEARVVIDGWDKLIARPGKKELYDLKSDPDDQTDLAAANPEKVKQLTKLIDEWVQATPPVNFRSGD; encoded by the coding sequence CCCAAAAACCGAATGTGGTATTTTTGTTGAGCGACGACCAGGGCTGGATGGATTACGGATTCATGGGGCATCCGGATGTGCAGACGCCGAATCTGGATAAACTCGCTTCCGAAGGCCTGCTCTATGAGCGCGGCTATGTAACCGCGCCGCTCTGTCGGCCCTCGCTGGCCAGCCTCGCGACGGGAATTTATCCGCACGAAACGGGGGTCCGCGGCAACGACCCGGTGATGCCGAAAGGATTCTCCAAGAAAGGCATGAATCAGCCCGGCAACGAAGCAATGAAGGCGCAGTGGGTGCAAATGCGTAATCAGATGACCGCGCCAGTAGCGAAGTGCCCCTCGTTTATTAAAGAGCTCAACGCGAACGGATATGCCACCCTGCAAACCGGCAAGTGGTGGGAAGGCAATCCGCTGGATCACGGTTTTACGGATGCCATGACCCACGGTGATCCTACGCGTGGCGGCCGGCACGGAGACAAGGGGCTGGATATCGGACGCAAGACAATGCAGCCGATCTATGACTTTGTGGGGAAGGCGCAGCAGAACGATCAGCCGTTTTTCATCTGGTATGGTGTATTCCTGCCGCATTCTCCGCATAATGCGCCGGAACGGTTCTACAACAAATACAAGGAGATCGCGCCCGATAAACCGACCGCCAAATACTGGGCGAACGTCGATTGGTTCGACGAAACCTGCGGCCAGCTCGTTGACCACCTGAAAGAAAAGGGACTCTACGAAAATACTATTTTTGTTTATACCTGCGACAACGGCTGGCTGCCCAACCCGGAACGGGTCAACGGATATATGCGCTCTAAACGCGAGCCGACTGAGATGGGCATTCGCACCCCGATTTTTGTGACGCATGCGAAGACGGTTCCGCCACAGCGTGAAAAAGAGATTCTTGCCAGCAATATTGACGTTGCAACCACCATTCTGCGCGCCTGCGGCATCACGCCACCGGATGCGATGAGCGGACTGGATCTGCGTGATCCAAAGGCGCTCGCCAAACGCGGCCGCATTTTTGTGGATGTCTACAAACACGACAGCGACATTGATCAGCTCGATAATCTGGATGACGGTCTGGAGGCGCGTGTGGTGATCGACGGCTGGGACAAGCTGATCGCCCGTCCCGGCAAAAAGGAACTCTATGATCTGAAGAGCGATCCCGATGACCAAACCGACCTGGCCGCGGCAAATCCCGAAAAGGTGAAGCAACTGACGAAGTTGATCGACGAGTGGGTGCAGGCAACCCCGCCCGTTAATTTTAGATCCGGCGACTAA